The genomic DNA AGCAATAGAAGATAATTTCGATATGGAAGAAGAGAACGAAATTGTTGATGATCAATTACAAGAAAACGAAGATGATGAGGATGATGTAAATTTAGaagatattgaaaaaaatactaGAAATGATATATTCGAAGAACAAATGAAATTAGATTCTGCACAAGATGAAAAAGCTCATAGATTAATttatgaagaatataaaaaaaaagccGAAGGAAAAAATTCATTAGAAGatcatgtaaatatattagtTAATTTATTACAAACTAATAACCAATTAGATCCATCACTAAAAGATTTAGCAAAAGAgttaattgtttttttaaataattattgaaaattattttaatagaaaaataaagatacaatatatatatatataacattataatattagtaattatattatattaataaaaatatttaatccaaatattattattagagatttctaataatatattatatatggtgttatttatttataaattatatatatgttttagataatatttgtattttttaatataataattttatttaaatatatgataaattcttaaaattattacaacatatatatataatattaaaatatataaagttaaatatttacatacaattatattataaataaaatttcttgaaggtatatataaaataatttttatatattaatgtttaatatatataatgaaaatatgaatatatagatTTAAATGATtcgcatatatatatatatatatatatatatatatattgttattttaatagaaattaatttatatactatattaaacataataaattataattatataaaaagtcaaaaaaaaaaaaaaaaaaaaaaaaacacattcactaatttgttttaaaagaatgataattatttttatgcttACAGAGActataatgatgatattgCTActgaaaaatgaaatattcaCTTTAAAAGTTAAATTAAGCCTTAAGTATTTAATATACGTTAATGTATAATATGATAATCATAATCATGTGTGTTTTTCTACTAATGACACTTATCAACTAAATTATAaagattttattaaaatgttattagattattttaataatattatataagttATTATTGGAGTAATTATAAGTTAAGGCTTCTTTCATaattatgaattttttttataactttaAATATGGTCTGGATATGCTTTCCGAAAAACAATTTTCAATATAAtgtatgatattatattttataacataataGACGAATTAGATAACTTTGATTTTACTTATTAGTAATTGAAGGTATTTTTTGaattgaatattattattaaaatgatcTAGAAAGAAAATTAGTTCATTTATTAGTTATTTTAAATACAAccgatgataataaataaataaataaatatatatatatatatatatatatataagacaaATTATGAATGTCCTGAAgaaatattacataattcATAATGAGAAACCAAATGattgttttataaataaagagaAAATATAGATGATAAGGTAGAGGAGGAGGAAGACGAACAAGTAGACCAAGAGGAAATTAGagagaaagaaaataataaaatcaatcaaaaagaaaaagattaAGAGAAATAAAtggaaattaaaatattatgaataggaaaaatattattgacTATACATATGAagaatgaattaaaaattaagagAATATACAGAacatgttatataatatctggtaattttatttcaaataaataataaaaaaagattataacataaataatttatcataacatatatatttaatttttttattataattattttaaaaatatatattataattttgatgCTATAATGGATTATTATTTAGAATTATTTtgttatgttatatatatatattattatattataataaaaattacgACTAGatctattattactatttacTAAAAAtagaatttaaataatacaaaaaatatatgtgtggctgcaatattattataatataataaaaacaaaaatatacatgtatatatttaccattatataaagatttcttattatttatatgttttatggAAAATtgattacataatatatatttattaatatatatatacatatatcattttataaaaataaaaaatgtttttaatactttaaggaaaataaatataataatatttgttttaactatatatatatatatatatatatatataatttgggattttttattttattatttatttatttatatatatattatttgttttttgttcatgttttattattttataatataatacatttataatatataataattatttaatttatgatataatataaattttatttaaattaaaaataataaacagattgtgcatttttattaatattatattaggTTTAATTATAGAGTTgtgttttataaattaattattcttttatcttaattaatatttagtTGAATTAAAATGTGCATTATATgcaattttaaatttaataatattactattaaataaaaattaacaaaTCAATTATAAATAGaagaaacaaaataaaaactcCTTATTATGCCAATAACgatttattactttttttttttttttaacataaattgtgaaattaaattatataatataatacaaaattttcttaggaaaagaaattaattaaaaaaaaaaaaaaataaaaaataattaaatttaataattgatAATATAGAAATGTATGTttgtttaataatttttatttgcaCCATTTAAAAggagtatatatatataataatataataaaaacattaattatataatattacatatatgtaatgttcaagaaaatatatatatcgagaaaattaaattatcgaattaaattatatttatgataaaaaatgttaattCTAATTATGGAgaagtatattatatttcatttatatataaaaatataatacaataaaaattatgatctGTAGAGATTCcgaaataatatttcttacATTAACGTTAATTcgttattttttctttaatttttaattttgaaaTGCACCTAGAATATAGATAATTTAGTTGAATCATGcagttatataaattaattttttttatctattattatgttttgtTGTTTTTCTCtctttgttattttttttaaaatataattataatattaacttaaatatatacatttatgaGCGTTCtttcaaatatttaaatacatGTAACGATATATCGgattatttaatttgttacatgaatatattttctttttcttaaaaaaaaaaaaaaataaataaataatatatcattaaaccatatattataattctaAAAAATCATTTTGGATGTTATCTATTCTattgatattaataaaatgtgTTAATGCACAAAATGAATGTTGATTAAACGTCTTTTTGAAATTAGGAAATTATTGTAACGTTTAAGATACAATAAACTAAATTAATAGATTTAATTAGGAAGCTccttaaaatattaatattataattgcACTTCTTTTCAAGGAAAGCATAATGAATTATTGTAAATTAAATTTGCTATTAAGTCGTAgcaaattttattttatataacaaaagtatatcattaaaaaggtgagtttaataaaattaaattattcattttatttaataattttaaaatttataaatatttatattatatatatatatttgttttcatttattattatcttattatataaaacagtttttttttttttttttttattatttatatttagttttatatttataatatattaatacgtTTTCTCATTTCTTAATTAttacatacatatttatagaaTTTTTTCGTTTCTTATTTCGTGAAAtgtgaaaataaatattgtagTCGTATGAatgattaattttatttgatatatatatataatattgcatattttaaaaatatgtaatttaaatttttactattagtaaatttatatattagtatgtttatatatatatatatatatatattcttattcattataaaaaatgataagtcatagatatattatattttatttattttgcttgcatatagatatttatgtaaatatatatactaggTGTTTTGGGGTAAACGCAGGCAGCAATTATTTGAGAAATAATGTCTCTACGTTTGACAATGTAAATGtagaagataataatttCGTTATAggtgataattattatttaaattatgaaaGCAATAATCAAGATATAATAAGCAATCTTCATGAAGCTAAATTCCCCAATACTTCTCAAGAAAACATTGGAGTAGCAAATGAAAACTCGCATGATCCAAAAGTTCAAGATGAGGAATTTTCAGTAATTAAACCTTTAGGTGATCATAACCACGTAAAATCTAAAGATATCGGTGTAATTGGGAACGATACTACTGATGGTCTTAGTGTTACTAATAGTGGTTTTGATGATGGTAGTGCTTTCGGTGGAGGACTTACTTTTTCTGAAAATTCACCACTACAAGGTGGTTTGAATAAATGTCCCACTGAAACGTTTTGTAACGATATTGGTTCTGCTAAGCAATGCTCTAAAAAAATGTTTGCGCAAAAAAACTATTGGCTCATCACAACTGTAATAAATTCGTTAGGTAAGAAGAAAAGTGTTCCTACGCCAGCAAGAAGAGAAAAATTATGTTTTGGAAGTATAAAACAAAGATGGTATAGTATAAGCGATggaacaaaattaaaaaaagaacttATAAACGTTGCATCTACTGAAGCTAAATTATTAGTTGAAATGTATTCGAAGCAACCTGAATATGCCCTTGAAGCAATAAGATACAGTTTTGCTGATATTGGAAGTATTATAAAAGGAAAGGATATGGTGGATGATTTTCGTACGAAAACCTTGAAAGATATATTTGAGACAAAAATAAACAAAGACAGAACAGATTCACATATTATTGGTAGAGAATCGTGGTgggaatataataaaaatgatatttgGGATGCAATGATGTATAAATACAATGGGAATAAGGTTGACAATATTTGTCCAGGATATAACAATATCGATAAGGTTCCTCAATTTTTTCGTTGGTTCAGAGAATGGGGAACATATACCTGTaaggaattaaaaaaagatagagaattattaaaaacaGTTTGCCACAATGGTCAGAATAAACAACATGATAAGGTAATAAAAGAAGGTAAAACACGTGATGTTATTTgcaaagaaatatttaaagaatatgaaaatttGGTTTATTCAAGGAAAAACGAATGGATTTTATTTGTGGATTCTTTTAAAATTGAAAAAGATAATTATAGTGATTTAAAAGATTTATCACCTGAAATGtatctaaaaaaaaactgTCCTGAATGTGATTTCCACAataaaaatttgaaaaatatatttgacgAAATTGAAAATCGcgacaaaatatataaagatatatatgatggGAAATATTTTCAAGGTACTGTAACAACAACACCACATCAAGATTCTAATTCTAATGCCCATACACAAACTGATCGAGCTGCAGGTGATGGATTACAAAGTGGAACAGGACAACGTGGATCAAGCGTATCTCAAAATGAAATACCTCGAGGCAGTGATTCCACTCATTCAGATGCAATTTCTCCTAATTCAAGTAATCAAGCAGATAGAACAAGTCAagcattaaataatttatctgGTGGGCAAGAAGAAAGAGCATTGGAATCTGGAAAAAGTAATACAGATAATGAGCGCCATGGTGTGTCAAAAGATGATATTCCTTACGATCGTATATTGGGATGGGAATTTGGTGATTTTTctccaaaaaataaatacaatgaagatgaaaaaaaagaaaatatgttagaattaataaatttaactTCATGGGACAGAGATAATATAGCCAATGAAAATGAGGACGTTGAGGAAGAAGAAATGTACACAATCGATGTGGGTGAAATAGAATTAgaggaagaagaagaagtaGAAAAAGAGGAAGAAGAACAAGTAGAGGATGAAATAGAATTAgaggaagaagaagaagtagaagaggaagaagatgaagaagaagaagaaaaacaaaaagaggGTGATACAGAAGCTACCAAAAACAATTTAGAAGAAAAGGATCAAACGACAAAGGATAAGAAAAACGAAAAAGCAGAAGCAGTTGATTTAAAAAGAGATAATGATGCATACCAATCATTAAAAGAACGTTCTAATGATAATaagcaaataaaaaaagttgaTGAGTCGGCAATAAAAAACCTCTTTGATTTGTTTAATAAAAGTAATGATTCGGAGGATGTGTTAAAAGGTTTGGTAAGAGAAATAACAAGTTTATTTCAAAaccaataaataaataatatatattttttataaataacattttatttattaattattttatttttttttgaacatttaatatatttatttaaataaattgaaataataatacgatatttttgttattttaatatttattcttataaaaaaaatttatttataaaaaaagaaaattatatatttataatattgcgAAATCAGGTTGtacaaatatatgataatttaatatattttctttaattttgttaattaaatataatgaaattatagtataatagaaataaaaaaaaaaaaaaaaatgctttatattgaaataaatgaaaaagcaGTTGAAGATCTGAATGATGGATTGGAATTTCAACACtctttataaatattcaaataacatatttatataagcgtaaaataatatattacctaataaaaaaaagcatTATGATTCAAATAGAGAAATCttctgaaaaaaaaaaaaaaatttaattcagtataaaaaaaaaaaaaatatatgaaaacatTTACTTAATAaagattaaataaatttgaaTACGAAATAAAATCATTTCTTCAATAGTATTTGGGATAATATAactatttaattttatattttttggtttgtatttaatgaaaatataatatttaagaaCGTTcgaattaataataaagaaatattaaaattgataaataataatttttttagaaaaaaaagagcAAGTTCAAAAAACAAGGTtgtatatgataaaaatgaaataaaaaaaaaaaaaagataaatagaaaattatataaatatatatatatatatatacattactataatattcttttaagTCATTATAAAGCATATGAATGACATTTTttagtttatatatatattatttataataaaacgtACAAACGTGAATACATCAAatcttattaatttataatataatatcataataatcatattaatatattaaaaatttattaaaaataaatgactcttcttttattacacaacataaaataataatataaattgcATTTTATggaattttttcattattaaatatttgattttatataattttataacgACACAAGAACGTTTTTAATAGATTTAAATAAGAatcacatatacatatatataatttttttttagcacgcttatttttataaatgattaaaataaatatttttatttgcatTGCTTTGTTCtacatatacaatatattatacttgTTCTGTGTATAtaattgaatatattttatttatatatatatatttttttttaccataTGATTTAAAACATATTTGCATTACATTCTTTTTAAattgaataattatattaaatattaaaacaattatttaatatttaataataaaatgttattttaaattaaatataaataaataataacattaaaACCATGAAAAGATAAAGTTTGCAATAATAAGTAAAacttttaattaaaattaaatatttcattattgttgttttgtaaatatatatatataatattattttattaatatgttatCTTATGTatattgaagaaaataaatatttatataatttattttatattgattatttgattttcttctttaataAAACGTGCATGGTTTTCACTTGAACAAATAACgacacataaaaaataattgaatatttattttttattttatattatttcaaatatttatacactaaaaatatattaatttttttataaaattatttcggattattttataataatatttttacattaatCAATTgaagtaattatatataaattttaatgaaataagataatatatatatatatatattattcatgttcatttatatttatggtAAATTAAAATTGCGTCTTATGATATTTAACtagatttattatatgtatacatatgaaCGTTTATTTTCCAATTTGcaacattaaatatatataacatagataattatatatttttttccaatataaaatataataatgcaccatattaaaataatgcGAAACAGCGTTTGTAATTGCTAttaattattcatttattaatatatttattcttgttttaaaataaaaataaattttatattataattgaacgtggtatttatatttaaacgTCCTTTGTTTCAGTAAAGATTAATTATACTATATGAAAAGAATTTGtgcttttatattttaactaaatttaatgaatagaattaattttttcttcaatttatataatatttaaatctaAGAgaattaaagaaatattaatattatatatatttatttattatattttattaaattttatttttttgtaatcattaatataaccttttgaattatatatatatattaatttatataatgatttatagatttctattttatttattggaTATGAGTCATGCTATgtcaatattttaaaatgtgtaagttataatatatagacgAATCATGTACATtataatgttatattaacatatataagaacatgttattatgatttatataatatagacattatttttttttttttttcattttattaaataaagtttatattgaaaattttgctttaaataattcatatttgaATCATTCGAAATGATGACATTTAATAAGATTTCTGTGTATCTATTCATTTTGCATGTtcctatttttttaattaatatttcgTGCaatgtaattataaataacaataaatCGAACTCAAATGTATCAAAAATTGATaatttgaaaaaagaaaatgatgatgatatttTGAACGTTAATAAGTGGGAAAATGAGGAACTTGTTTCTGGAAATTCGGAGGAAGTAAAAGacgaaaataaatattaccCTAGTGATGTATGTGAAAAAGTTGGTACATTCTCACAATGTCCTAAAAAATCATTTAGTTCAATGAATGATTGGAATTacagaaatataaaaaatgctTCAGAAGCTAATACTGGAGTATATGTTCCTCCTAGGAGAAACAAATTATGTCTTTTAGATCTTGGCAAACGCAAAAATGGTATAAAGGATATGGATAAATTCAAAGAGGAACTTCTTAAAGTTGCTTCAGGTGAATCATATTCCTTAATGGAATATTTTAAGAACGAACCTTCAAATGCATTAGCTGCATTAGATTATAGTTTTGCTGACTTAGGAGATATTGTTAAAGGAACAGATATGAtggataataaatatacaagaaatataaatacaaggctacataatatatttaataaacaaaatggaGATAATGATATAGTGACAAAAAGATTAGAATGGtggaataaaaataaaaatgatatttgGGAAGCAATGGTTTGTGGATATAGTGGTAATAAAAAAGTTGGAAATTTTCCAGAacttaataatattgatgagGTACCACAACGTTTCCGATGGTTTAGGGAGTGGGGCAAGGATGTTTGCTatgaatatgaatataacTTATATGTTGTTATAAAActatgtaaaataaaaaaaaatataaataaggatGATTCACAAATAGAAGAAATGCAAACAAATGTTGAATGCACAAAAGGATTAGATTATTATTTAgaaagaattaataaaagaaaacgCCAGTGGGATTATCAATCTGAAatgtttaataattataaaagtaCATATGACAATGCTAAAGAATTAACACCACAATCATATTTACAGGAAAAATGTATTGAATGTAATTGTAAGACAAAGGATTTGGAAAAGATGTTCAAAGAAAGTCAAGATAAAGTCGAAATTCTTAAAGTGTTAATTCAGAGAAGTAAAACTATTCCCGATGAAATAATGAGTGCTCTCGAATCAAGTACAAAGGTTATATCTAATGATTTTACaaatgaagatgaagatgaacaaataaataataatatagatgaaACATCAGAAGACATAAATAATGCATTAAAAATTCCTAAATttggatataatatatcatctgATAATATTAGTGAATCTATTAGAAAAAATGGAGATGAAAATCTGGGAGATgtagaagaagaagaaatgtATGAAGACAACcaagatatatatgaatcTATGGGACAAGAACGTAGAGATATTCACTCAAAACGTAGtgtgaaaaaaagaaaaggtaCGTTGACGAAAAAAGAAGATGTTAATGGAGCACATAAATGGAAATTATCTTGGTCTTGGTCTCCATGGAATATAGCAGGAATTATATCAAGAAAGATTATATCAAGAGCTGCTGATCCAATGACTTATTCGGAAGTTGCTGCAAGAGCTACAGAGAATTTAGTTCGATCTGCATCTGGAATAAATACTCCTGGTAGTAGTATGGGTGAAGAGACAAAAAAAGTTAATGATGCTGGTAGAGAAGATTCAGAAGATAcagaagatgaagaagaagaagatgatgaagaagatgatgaagaagatgatgataatgaagatgaagaggaagaacaaaaacaaaatatgttAAGAGTAATAGATTTAACTCCATCGGACAAAGATAATATAGCCAATGAAAATGAAGACGAAAAAGAAGAGCACGAGGAAGAAGTAGAAATGTACTCAAGCTATGTAGATGAAATAGAAGAAGaggaaaatattaaagaagaaGTTAATAGAGACGATATTTCAGATAATGATTTCACAGAGGAAGATGAAGAGacagaagaagaagaaaccgagaaagataaaaaagatacagaaaaagaaaaaaataaagttgAAAAGGATAATTCAAAAGTTGATAATGAAATTgatgtattattatcttccCATGATAaggataatgataaaaaaaaagaatccaATAAATCAATATTAAATTCAGTTTTaactttatttaataaaaatgacgGTTCTGATACTTTTTTAAAAGGATTAAGAGGAGatgttacatttttttttcaaaacatttaatatttatatatgaaaagttattttaaaagtttagttataaataaatataacttccttttttttttttttttttttttttttttttgttttcttttatgaataatataaagaaaataaatatattttttgaaaacatttataataaagaaatatatataaatatatatatactttttctgagaaattttctatattttttaagattaattattttatatatatatatatatatattagaaaaccatttttttatataaaaaaacaattccAATAAATTATTGTGATATATAAACTAAAATGTATTattgatttttttatttttttataaaatatatatattaaatatactattgtatatattctttatttttttttttttttttgaatataattaGAATGGTTGCCTggagtttttttttttgtaaacattaaataattatatataagatgcacagaaaataaaagaaaccttcgaaattttattttataatttttctttatatttttcgttTAGTTCTTTTAGATTGTAATTTTTATtctaaatgaatatatatatatatatatatatttatttatttaaataatttcaataaaaaaaaaattatttaatttaataaatgtcTCTTAAATATTGTAAACCACTTAAATCTTATTGTAAATgttttgtaaaaataattgtGCTTGTATACACACGATAttcctttatataatatgtaagcacatttattttatcaaatgATATAGCGTAtaccatataaaaaaataataattcgatgtcttcaatttttttttccttttttaatattattaatcgtatatatatatatatatatatatatatattatttatttaagaCATATGATTTTAAGTTGTAGAAAAATTCTAATGAATCCACacaatatcatataaatcgAATATCGCTacctttttattaaaaaaactaTGTGATATATTGTGTCTCAATATTATTCATAGTGCAATCTGTTAAATTTTCAATTTGATTGTTTTATTGAACTAATTTTTATTCTctctctatatatatatttctttattattaatttaaaaaatagacATAAATCAAGAAATTtatgaaattatattaaaaaattaaagcagtacatttcttttattttatgtaaattatgcaaaaataattatgtgattttaatataaatatggaaaatatgTAATTGCGCGTTCCAAATAGTAATATGTTTTAGAGTAAATAAGGAAgataatgtatttataaaatatatatatatatatatatatattttacttttttttttattcatttgtttATTCACTTTATTATGTTTGTCTTTTAGTTCTTTTGTATAtagattatatttatttatttatattagccaattaaatattataacgtTGTGTCATAATATtgaatatgtaataatagttaataaaaatatattttttacttatat from Plasmodium sp. gorilla clade G2 genome assembly, chromosome: 10 includes the following:
- a CDS encoding merozoite surface protein, putative is translated as MISHRYIIFYLFCLHIDIYVNIYTRCFGVNAGSNYLRNNVSTFDNVNVEDNNFVIGDNYYLNYESNNQDIISNLHEAKFPNTSQENIGVANENSHDPKVQDEEFSVIKPLGDHNHVKSKDIGVIGNDTTDGLSVTNSGFDDGSAFGGGLTFSENSPLQGGLNKCPTETFCNDIGSAKQCSKKMFAQKNYWLITTVINSLGKKKSVPTPARREKLCFGSIKQRWYSISDGTKLKKELINVASTEAKLLVEMYSKQPEYALEAIRYSFADIGSIIKGKDMVDDFRTKTLKDIFETKINKDRTDSHIIGRESWWEYNKNDIWDAMMYKYNGNKVDNICPGYNNIDKVPQFFRWFREWGTYTCKELKKDRELLKTVCHNGQNKQHDKVIKEGKTRDVICKEIFKEYENLVYSRKNEWILFVDSFKIEKDNYSDLKDLSPEMYLKKNCPECDFHNKNLKNIFDEIENRDKIYKDIYDGKYFQGTVTTTPHQDSNSNAHTQTDRAAGDGLQSGTGQRGSSVSQNEIPRGSDSTHSDAISPNSSNQADRTSQALNNLSGGQEERALESGKSNTDNERHGVSKDDIPYDRILGWEFGDFSPKNKYNEDEKKENMLELINLTSWDRDNIANENEDVEEEEMYTIDVGEIELEEEEEVEKEEEEQVEDEIELEEEEEVEEEEDEEEEEKQKEGDTEATKNNLEEKDQTTKDKKNEKAEAVDLKRDNDAYQSLKERSNDNKQIKKVDESAIKNLFDLFNKSNDSEDVLKGLVREITSLFQNQ
- a CDS encoding duffy binding-like merozoite surface protein, putative, with the protein product MMTFNKISVYLFILHVPIFLINISCNVIINNNKSNSNVSKIDNLKKENDDDILNVNKWENEELVSGNSEEVKDENKYYPSDVCEKVGTFSQCPKKSFSSMNDWNYRNIKNASEANTGVYVPPRRNKLCLLDLGKRKNGIKDMDKFKEELLKVASGESYSLMEYFKNEPSNALAALDYSFADLGDIVKGTDMMDNKYTRNINTRLHNIFNKQNGDNDIVTKRLEWWNKNKNDIWEAMVCGYSGNKKVGNFPELNNIDEVPQRFRWFREWGKDVCYEYEYNLYVVIKLCKIKKNINKDDSQIEEMQTNVECTKGLDYYLERINKRKRQWDYQSEMFNNYKSTYDNAKELTPQSYLQEKCIECNCKTKDLEKMFKESQDKVEILKVLIQRSKTIPDEIMSALESSTKVISNDFTNEDEDEQINNNIDETSEDINNALKIPKFGYNISSDNISESIRKNGDENLGDVEEEEMYEDNQDIYESMGQERRDIHSKRSVKKRKGTLTKKEDVNGAHKWKLSWSWSPWNIAGIISRKIISRAADPMTYSEVAARATENLVRSASGINTPGSSMGEETKKVNDAGREDSEDTEDEEEEDDEEDDEEDDDNEDEEEEQKQNMLRVIDLTPSDKDNIANENEDEKEEHEEEVEMYSSYVDEIEEEENIKEEVNRDDISDNDFTEEDEETEEEETEKDKKDTEKEKNKVEKDNSKVDNEIDVLLSSHDKDNDKKKESNKSILNSVLTLFNKNDGSDTFLKGLRGDVTFFFQNI